A stretch of Cicer arietinum cultivar CDC Frontier isolate Library 1 chromosome 5, Cicar.CDCFrontier_v2.0, whole genome shotgun sequence DNA encodes these proteins:
- the LOC140920410 gene encoding protein FAR-RED IMPAIRED RESPONSE 1-like: MQHLLTLMERDKYVYRYTKVEGSDELRDIFWAHLDAITLVNNFHIILIMDSTYKTCRYQMPLLEIIGVTSTEMTFCVGFAYLQFERVDNFTCALQMVKEQITSGEVEVIVTDRDLALMNAIENVFPKAANLLCLFHICKHVKAKCKMTVFPKKKQVQIMEAWEALIYSYDEAQYYTKLAIFEGICSSCSIFYDYVHEQWLIPHKERFVEAWTNRVMHFGNTTTQRVESAHWSLKRILQDNIGDICSVWEAINSMIVLQHNEIIASFEKSIIQKVHRYSNKLYANLHGVVSKNAIDHIAAEYDRVKYVGIDQTECRCTIRTTHGQPCACEIARYSMIPRSIPLDDIHVWWSKLTFHVDASSKPSELSVKHEIDVIVKKFEELDVPGATYT; this comes from the coding sequence ATGCAACATCTTTTGACATTGATGGAACGCGACAAATATGTTTATCGATATACGAAGGTAGAGGGTTCAGATGAGTTGAGGGACATATTTTGGGCCCATCTAGACGCTAtcactcttgtaaataattttcacataatattgattatgGATAGCACTTACAAGACCTGTAGGTATCAAATGCCATTACTTGAGATTATTGGTGTTACATCTACtgaaatgacattttgtgtGGGATTTGCATATCTACAGTTTGAGCGTGTTGATAACTTCACATGTGCACTACAAATGGTGAAAGAACAAATTACAAGTGGTGAAGTTGAAGTCATCGTTACTGATAGAGACCTTGCTTTGATGAACGCAATTGAAAATGTTTTTCCAAAAGCAGCGAATTTATTATGCTTGTTTCATATATGCAAGCATGTCAAAGCCAAGTGCAAGATGACTGTGTTTCCAAAAAAGAAGCAAGTGCAAATAATGGAGGCATGGGAGGCTCTTATTTACAGTTATGATGAGGCTCAGTACTACACGAAGTTGGCTATCTTTGAAGGAATTTGTAGTAGCtgttctattttttatgattatgtacACGAGCAGTGGTTAATTCCTCACAAGGAAAGGTTTGTTGAGGCGTGGACAAATAGAGTTATGCACTTTGGGAACACCACAACACAAAGGGTTGAGTCGGCGCATTGGAGTTTGAAAAGGATATTACAAGATAATATTGGTGATATATGCAGTGTTTGGGAAGCCATCAATAGCATGATTGTATTACAACACAATGAGATAATAGCATCATTTGAAAAGAGCATCATTCAAAAGGTGCATCGATATAGTAACAAATTATACGCGAATTTGCATGGCGTTGTGTCAAAAAATGCAATTGATCACATTGCGGCAGAGTATGACCGCGTGAAGTATGTAGGTATTGATCAGACTGAGTGTCGTTGCACAATTAGGACAACACATGGTCAaccttgtgcatgtgaaatAGCCAGGTATAGTATGATCCCACGTTCCATTCCATTAGATGATATTCATGTTTGGTGGAGTAAATTAACTTTCCATGTTGATGCATCAAGTAAACCTTCAGAGTTATCTGTGAAACATGAAATAGACGTCATAGTGAAAAAGTTTGAAGAACTTGATGTACCTGGTGCTACATATACTTGA